In Aegilops tauschii subsp. strangulata cultivar AL8/78 chromosome 3, Aet v6.0, whole genome shotgun sequence, one genomic interval encodes:
- the LOC109768178 gene encoding F-box protein At5g07610-like isoform X2, producing MATGSMEAALMSDPTIKLPDDLLVEVISRVPYKSTCCCKCVSTRWRDLITHPDHREKLPQSTLTGFFYKTYGMGRDPRCPHVYQSVSGSWCPLDASLSFLPECKELDILDCCNGLLLCRRRTAPKALDDPGTLEYVVCNPATEKWVSVPATEYSLFVNDARLGFDPSVSSHFHVFELVTAVALNLNNKYDYCIEEVGIYSSKAGGWTHQIVWDNPIEILCLSGGAFFNGVLYLRSDSDTVAAIDVQDHGSSELSIWVLEDSISENCWTLKLKVSYMQLVGVEYSSAGEHYGVISAHPEDNVMFITVESASRIFPQMKLFSYEMDSREPRFICDLGRNSRCPYLPYVPLFSESLADGH from the exons ATGGCGACGGGATCCATGGAGGCGGCCCTCATGAGCGATCCGACGATCAAGCTCCCAGACGACCTCCTGGTCGAGGTCATCTCGCGCGTGCCCTACAAGTCCACCTGCTGCTGTAAGTGCGTCTCCACGCGCTGGCGGGACCTCATCACCCACCCCGACCACCGCGAGAAGCTTCCCCAGTCGACCCTCACCGGCTTCTTCTACAAAACCTACGGCATGGGCCGCGATCCACGGTGTCCACATGTTTACCAAAGCGTCTCGGGGAGCTGGTGCCCTCTTGACGCCTCACTCTCGTTCCTACCTGAATGCAAGGAGCTCGACATCTTGGATTGCTGCAACGGCCTCCTCCTCTGCCGACGCCGGACTGCCCCCAAGGCGTTGGATGACCCTGGGACGTTGGAGTACGTGGTGTGCAATCCTGCTACTGAGAAGTGGGTATCGGTGCCCGCCACCGAGTATTCCTTGTTCGTGAACGATGCTCGCCTGGGATTCGACCCGTCCGTCTCCTCCCACTTCCATGTGTTCGAGTTGGTAACTGCCGTGGCTTTGAATCTGAATAATAAGTATGATTATTGCATCGAAGAGGTGGGGATATACTCTTCCAAAGCTGGTGGTTGGACGCATCAAATTGTTTGGGACAATCCAATTGAGATACTCTGCTTATCAGGTGGCGCATTTTTCAACGGAGTGTTGTATTTACGTTCTGATAGTGATACAGTTGCAGCCATCGACGTGCAGG ATCATGGTTCTTCTGAACTGTCAATCTGGGTTCTTGAAGATTCTATTAGTGAAAATTGTTGGACATTGAAGCTCAAAGTCAGCTACATGCAACTGGTCGGAGTAGAGTATTCAAGCGCCGGGGAACATTATGGTGTTATCTCAGCCCACCCAGAAGACAATGTGATGTTCATAACTGTAGAATCTGCATCGAGGATCTTTCCGCAGATGAAATTATTTTCATACGAAATGGATTCGAGGGAGCCGCGGTTCATATGTGATCTTGGACGGAATTCAAGGTGCCCTTATCTTCCATATGTTCCTTTGTTCTCGGAGTCATTGGCGGACGGGCACTAA
- the LOC109768172 gene encoding cytochrome c1-2, heme protein, mitochondrial, translating into MATGRGISQLLKKVFRQHPSGSSLLSSTRIYHGEGITGFTGLKALAILGVGASGLLSFGTIASADEAEHGLESPSYPWPHEGILSSYDHASIRRGHQVYQQVCASCHSMSLVGVAYTEEETKAMAAEIEVVDGPNDEGEMFTRPGKLSDRLPQPYANEQAARFSNGGAYPPDLSLITKARHNGQNYVFSLLTGYRDPPAGVSIREGLHYNPYFPGGAIAMPKMLSDGAVEYEDGTPATEAQMGKDVVSFLSWAAEPEMEERKLMGVKWIFLLSLALMQAAYYRRMKWSVYKSRKLVLDVVN; encoded by the exons ATGGCTACTGGGAGGGGCATTAGCCAGCTTCTGAAGAAAGTATTTCGCCAGCACCCATCT GGTTCATCTCTTCTTTCTTCAACCCGGATATATCATGGAGAAGGAATCACTGGCTTCACTGGACTGAAAGCATTGGCTATTCTTGGAGTTGGTGCTTCTGGCCTTTTAAGCTTTGGTACAATAGCGTCAGCTGATGAAGCAGAGCATGGGCTCGAATCTCCGAGCTATCCCTGGCCACATGAAGGCATTCTTAGTTCTTATGATCACGCATC AATAAGGCGTGGACACCAAGTTTATCAGCAAGTGTGTGCCTCCTGCCACTCGATGTCTCTGGTGGGTGTTGCCTACACAGAGGAGGAAACAAAAGCAATGGCTGCTGAGATTGAGGTGGTTGATGGGCCCAACGATGAAGGCGAAATGTTCACGCGCCCGGGTAAGCTGAGTGACCGTCTCCCACAACCATATGCGAATGAGCAAGCAGCTCGATTTTCAAATGGTGGAGCATACCCTCCAGACCTCAGCTTGATCACAAAG GCCAGGCACAATGGCCAGAACTATGTTTTTTCTCTCCTTACTGGTTACCGTGATCCACCTGCTGGCGTCTCG ATTCGTGAAGGCTTGCATTACAATCCCTACTTTCCTGGTGGCGCCATAGCCATGCCCAAGATGCTTAGTGATGGAGCTGTCGAGTATGAAGACGGTACTCCTGCAACGGAAGCTCAG ATGGGTAAAGATGTTGTCTCATTCTTGTCATGGGCAGCTGAGCCTGAGATGGAAGAGAGAAAGCTG ATGGGAGTCAAATGGATCTTCCTACTCTCGCTCGCGCTTATGCAAGCCGCGTATTACCGGCGCATGAAGTGGTCAGTCTACAAGTCCCGCAAGCTGGTCCTTGATGTGGTCAATTGA
- the LOC109768178 gene encoding F-box protein At5g07610-like isoform X1 has product MATGSMEAALMSDPTIKLPDDLLVEVISRVPYKSTCCCKCVSTRWRDLITHPDHREKLPQSTLTGFFYKTYGMGRDPRCPHVYQSVSGSWCPLDASLSFLPECKELDILDCCNGLLLCRRRTAPKALDDPGTLEYVVCNPATEKWVSVPATEYSLFVNDARLGFDPSVSSHFHVFELVTAVALNLNNKYDYCIEEVGIYSSKAGGWTHQIVWDNPIEILCLSGGAFFNGVLYLRSDSDTVAAIDVQGNYRIIPIPTSPDARGVPNVYVSRGQLYLTDHGSSELSIWVLEDSISENCWTLKLKVSYMQLVGVEYSSAGEHYGVISAHPEDNVMFITVESASRIFPQMKLFSYEMDSREPRFICDLGRNSRCPYLPYVPLFSESLADGH; this is encoded by the coding sequence ATGGCGACGGGATCCATGGAGGCGGCCCTCATGAGCGATCCGACGATCAAGCTCCCAGACGACCTCCTGGTCGAGGTCATCTCGCGCGTGCCCTACAAGTCCACCTGCTGCTGTAAGTGCGTCTCCACGCGCTGGCGGGACCTCATCACCCACCCCGACCACCGCGAGAAGCTTCCCCAGTCGACCCTCACCGGCTTCTTCTACAAAACCTACGGCATGGGCCGCGATCCACGGTGTCCACATGTTTACCAAAGCGTCTCGGGGAGCTGGTGCCCTCTTGACGCCTCACTCTCGTTCCTACCTGAATGCAAGGAGCTCGACATCTTGGATTGCTGCAACGGCCTCCTCCTCTGCCGACGCCGGACTGCCCCCAAGGCGTTGGATGACCCTGGGACGTTGGAGTACGTGGTGTGCAATCCTGCTACTGAGAAGTGGGTATCGGTGCCCGCCACCGAGTATTCCTTGTTCGTGAACGATGCTCGCCTGGGATTCGACCCGTCCGTCTCCTCCCACTTCCATGTGTTCGAGTTGGTAACTGCCGTGGCTTTGAATCTGAATAATAAGTATGATTATTGCATCGAAGAGGTGGGGATATACTCTTCCAAAGCTGGTGGTTGGACGCATCAAATTGTTTGGGACAATCCAATTGAGATACTCTGCTTATCAGGTGGCGCATTTTTCAACGGAGTGTTGTATTTACGTTCTGATAGTGATACAGTTGCAGCCATCGACGTGCAGGGTAATTATAGGATCATTCCTATTCCTACTTCACCTGATGCTCGTGGTGTTCCTAATGTTTATGTATCACGGGGACAATTGTATCTCACAGATCATGGTTCTTCTGAACTGTCAATCTGGGTTCTTGAAGATTCTATTAGTGAAAATTGTTGGACATTGAAGCTCAAAGTCAGCTACATGCAACTGGTCGGAGTAGAGTATTCAAGCGCCGGGGAACATTATGGTGTTATCTCAGCCCACCCAGAAGACAATGTGATGTTCATAACTGTAGAATCTGCATCGAGGATCTTTCCGCAGATGAAATTATTTTCATACGAAATGGATTCGAGGGAGCCGCGGTTCATATGTGATCTTGGACGGAATTCAAGGTGCCCTTATCTTCCATATGTTCCTTTGTTCTCGGAGTCATTGGCGGACGGGCACTAA
- the LOC109768173 gene encoding uncharacterized protein, giving the protein MARFATLAVLLLSLLAVASCRVLETIPDDQGPPNAVLLTQDDQADAAAEVTLPALPTPAVAVDEGVLQLPSHRRPCHLHRHLWWARHHGLSHHRGAFSGPGEPRVHPAVDVVVPTDLARGEEQEPREAELEAVAEPDPDSRPDTDAAEKLPHGEEEEEAANAWKVEMIKRFRHGIRFHHRHHHEQDKDEGTSMKLFERFHHRHHLRHHHDQDAEEEVDHQQDKDEGPKMKLFRRFHHHHAHDSDNEVDEVEELARRLSEAITRRSFGHGGPRQHHHHHHGAEGGVKKWFKGLMNRF; this is encoded by the coding sequence ATGGCCCGCTTCGCCACCCTCGCCGtgctcctcctctccctcctggCCGTCGCTAGCTGCCGCGTCCTTGAGACCATCCCCGACGACCAGGGCCCACCCAACGCCGTCCTCCTCACCCAAGATGATCAGGCGGATGCTGCTGCTGAGGTGACCCTTCCGGCTTTGCCCACTCCGGCCGtcgccgtggacgagggcgtgcTCCAGCTCCCCTCCCACCGCCGCCCCTGCCACCTCCACCGTCACCTCTGGTGGGCGCGCCACCACGGCCTCTCCCACCACCGCGGCGCGTTCTCCGGCCCGGGCGAGCCTCGTGTCCATCCCGCCGTCGACGTCGTCGTGCCCACCGATCTTGCCCGCGGGGAAGAGCAAGAGCCCAGGGAAGCTGAGCTGGAGGCGGTCGCGGAGCCTGACCCCGACTCACGCCCGGACACCGACGCCGCAGAGAAGCTGCCTCatggcgaggaggaggaagaggcagCGAACGCGTGGAAGGTGGAGATGATCAAGAGATTCCGCCACGGCATCCGCTTCCACCATCGCCACCACCACGAGCAGGACAAGGATGAAGGCACGAGCATGAAACTGTTCGAACGCTTCCACCACCGCCACCATCTCCGCCACCACCACGACCAGGACGCGGAGGAGGAGGTCGACCACCAGCAGGACAAGGACGAAGGCCCGAAGATGAAGCTGTTCCGACGTTTCCACCACCACCACGCGCATGACAGCGACAACGAGGTCGACGAGGTGGAAGAACTGGCCAGGAGGCTGAGCGAGGCGATCACGAGAAGGAGCTTCGGCCATGGCGGCCCCcgccagcaccaccaccaccaccatggaGCGGAGGGCGGGGTGAAGAAGTGGTTCAAGGGCCTCATGAACCGATTCTAG